The DNA sequence TGCGGAGTGAATTTCAATTTAAATGTCAAATTGCGCCACGGAAAACTTAAACGCAAGGATGCCCTGTCTTGCCACGGAAGCGGCGTTTGCGTGCTCAACTACTAGCAGTCTTTCAAAATGAAATCCAGTTGCTCAATGACATGACATGGAGGAGCTGCAATTAGATTGCTGACAGAAGCCAAGCTACGCCCACTGGTGCTGAATTCTTTGGTCCCCTTGCTGTATCGGCCATCTTAATTTCAGAGGGTCACTCAACAGGGTAAGCGGCAGAAACAAGCATTCacagccaagaaaaaggcgcTAGAGAAGAGCACAAAGAGCAGCGGGGAGAGGCGGGGAGAAGCGCCACAAATTCTACCACGCATAAACCACAAGAACAATTACGTGAGTGGGAATTAATGGGGCGCTTTCTTGACGCAAAAGAGAGGGCTGAGATGTGTTTGTTTTGGGCGCATCGCAGAAGGTATGGACAGTGCCGCCCGATCCGTCAAGCGGGCTGCATCTTTGGGCCTCTGGTCTTGTCGTCTTGTCAGCGTGCTTAGAACAGCAGCTTTATGTGATCAACGCTAAAACAAAACATCCGTGACAAACAGATGGCCAGAGCATGGCCGGAGCGTGGCGTGGGCTGCTGCCGATTCTGACATAAGGCAGAGATCCATTCTGTTCAACGGCgtgaaacaaacaaagccTGAGCTGCAAACAGAGAAACGCGCGCCTCTGCTCGGGTCATGAGGCTAGACGCATGTGGCTAGAAATGGTCGCGGGCCACAGAGCACAAGCTGCTCGCTGCCTATTAATAAACAAAGAAACCCAAGGCTGGGTCTTTCTTGGAgcacggccacggcctcTGCTTTGGTCCAACAAACACCCACAGCctcaaaagccaaaaatagCAGGGCTGTCAGCAGCTAGTAGTCATCGGCTTACAACGCATCCGGGCTCTGCTTCCATTGACGGCGCTTGCCATCTGTTAGCAGCATTACTCGGCAGCTTTAGCTTCCGTCCAGGTAGTCTAAAATCGGAGCAGTAGGTTAATGGCTTAGATAGCCTTTGGGTGGGAAGAAGCCACAGGCGATCCGGAAGCAGAGTGGCCCGCTGCTGGCGGGCAGTCCATGATGCCGCCTAGTGAGAGCCTAGCAGAGCTGATGGACCTCAAAGGATAGATATATAGCCCGCCTCACCTGCCATATCGTTTCCAGAAGATCATCCCTATCTTCAAGaccagcatccagcatccagcatccagcatccagcatctcgCAGAATCGCCTCGTCGCTCCCGCATATCCGCATAACCAACCAACACCCTCCCTCTCTCTTACACACCACCCACCCGgcacaatggccaagatcaCCAAGATCCTCGCTTCCGCCCTGGCTTTGGCCGGATCGTCTGCCGCAACATGGCCCCCCCAATGCCAAGGACTGCAGCACCGCGGTAGCtcccgtcgccgccgccgctgccacgGACGGCTTTCCCACTCCGAAtgcccagcagctcaaggccatTTCTAAACAAGCCGATGGCTCGCTCTCAAACGCGCCTCCGCCAGCCAAACTGGCCGACAGCACTCTGCAGTCGCTGCAGGCCATTGCCGTCAACGAGGAGTTCGAGGTTGCCTACTTCCGCTCTCTCCTTGGCAACATCACAACTGGTGTCAAGGGTTACGAGTCTTACAAAGGCTATGACAAGCACGCACTGGAGAAGATCTTCAAGGTTGTCATTGCTGTAAGTTTATTCACATTAGCGCTTCCTGAATGTACCTTTGGCGCGGCTTATACTAACAATTCCATtagcaagaagagcttcaCGCTCTCAATGCGCTCAACGCGCTGAACAAGTTCAAGAAGCTTGCCCCCCTGCCTTGCAAATACCAATTCCCCGTCACAAACATCCATGACGCCATTGCTGTTGCGGGAGTCTTCACTTCTTTCGTCATGGGCACTCTGCAAGACGTCAGCCAGGGCGCCGCCACAGCTGGAGACGTTGGCATTGTTCGAGGAGTCGCATCCATCATTGGCCAAGAGGGTGAGCAGAATGGCTTCTACCGCACCTTCATCGGCGCCGTGCCCTCCGAAAAGCCATTCTTGACCACCAGCGTCGGCGCTTTTGCTTACTCGTTCCTCAACAACAACGTTATTGTTCCTGGCTCCTGCCCCTATGATGTCAACGCCTTTGGCATCcccatcttccagcagctcaaggtcaagggtGGCCCCATTGCCCTTGCAGTCAAGCCCGAGGACCAGACCTTTGACTTCAGTGCCGATCTGAGCACCGTCCAGGGCGCTTCCAAGTTCAGCAACGGTGACAGCACCGGCCTCTTTGTCACCTACTTCAGCGGCCAGCTGCTCCCCATCAGCGTCCCCGTCAAAAACTTCAAGTGGAACGGCGGCAAGGTCACCTTCCAGGCTGCCTTCCCCTTTGAGGAGAACATCATGTTCGGCCTGTCTGTTGCTGCCTTGACTGATGGCAACAACTTTGCCAGCCCCGATGATGTTCCTGCCAAGACACTCGCTGCCCCAGCTCTCATCAGCGTCAACGATGAGTTCTAAGGGACAGGTGGTTGGAGTAATAAAAATTAGGTTGGATTTAATAATGTGTAATTGGATTAGGGCTATAATGGAACTGGGACTGAGGACACGGAATGGGAGAACAACTAGAGGGAAATATACCAGTTGGGAGAGAGTCATGTACTCCACGGAAGGTGTTATTTCGGTCTcatatttttaatattttcgTATTCATTGAATAGAGTGTCTCTGATTCACTCCATTTCcgcttttctcttcttaaACTTGCAAGGCGTCGTTCTTTGTAGTTTCTATGTTGACCGATGGATGATCTAGGCTGCTATTGTTGCTCATTTGGCTTCGGTGAGAGAGGCGAGGGCTATTCCGTTCAAATCGTACACGCAACCAGCTATATTGGAGCTGGTAATAGAGCTCATTCTCAAGTAACAGGTGAAGAATTGCTACCGATGGGAGAGCTTTACTCTTATGGTAAGATCATCGCTAAAATCGTACGAGTACTTTGGTAAGCCGCTTACAAGCAAGATCTGCAAACGACTACTACCTGCTGTAGTAACCCGTGGCTTGTCGTTAGTAAGCTCTTATCTTAGTAACACCATTTCCTGCCTTAGGCAATAATGCTCCATTCATGCGCGTGGAGCTCTTATCCATGCGGCAACTTAGGTAAGCAGAAAGCAGGCGAGAGCAAATGCTCAGTATGAGGCTGGCGCTTTCGTACCGTCTTGGCCACAGCTCACAATCTGCATTGAAAGCCGAGATCCAGCTATTGCGCAGTCTCCGGGGCGTCACTTAATGTAAAGACATACACATTTGGGCCGTCTCCCGTTGTATGTCTCCAGCTGGTCCGATTTAACTAGGGACGGTTACGCGTCCATTAGAAGATGAGCATCTCAAGACCgtggtgatgaagaaatCAATCGCCTGCGGCGCATGTCGGActtcaaaaagaagagtaaatCCAGCCCGAATCCGTGGTGCCCCGACTCCTCTCACATGCTGACTGCCTTCAGTGTATCCATTCCGGTGGGCCGCCATGTATCCGCTGCAAAGAGCGAGGAGATGAGTGCATCTTCCCTCCCAAGGGCACTTCGTTCATCTTTAGGCGCTCGCGACTGGAGCGTCAAGCGCGTGCCGCTCCGAGTGTGTCTTTATCAGCAGACAGCAACTATGCAGCCTCGCTTCTGGCTACCCCGGCGGCTGCTCAGAACAGCAGTGCAGAGGACCCCGATGAGCATCCCAAGATCAACTTGTGGGAGAAGGAACCGTTGGAGTACGTGACAGATGAGGTCAAGGAGAGCTACCTAAGATGTTCCTACAAATGGTCGTTTCATCACATCCCTACTTTCTTCGCCGCAATCCGCAACAAGACGCTGGATCGGTCTCTTGCGTGGGCCATGTTGGCTATTACAGTGAGGTAAGTCCAGAATACCCAATTCATGGTTTCCATTCTTGGTGAGAGTTgttgagatggaagctgaCTCATCCAACAGATTTTCTAAAAACCCCCCAGAGGGATTCTCCAGTCAGATTCAGACCAGCAACTATTTTGCTGCCCATACTAGATCCCTCATCCTTCCATCAATCGATGAGCCAAGCCTGCAACGGATCCAAGTGCTTCTTATGCTCACCGGCCATGGATGGGGCTCGGGCGAGGGGAGGCGCGCATGGGTCTACCTTGGGATGGCCGTGAGAATGGCTCAGATCATGGGCCTCTTTGACGATCCCCCGGTTGGGGCCCAGACCACAGAAGAGTTCATTCACGGAGAGGAACGACGGCGTACCGCATGGACTTGTTTCCTCATGGATAGCCTGCTGAGCGGTGGCAAGGGCCGTGAGCGGCTGCTATCTGCCGACAGCATGCACATTCAACTACCGTGCGACTCGGGCAACTTTATCTTTGGCGAACCTGTCATATGCCCCCATATCGACATCTTCCGATCTGATGGCAACCCACACATCCCGATCGGCAAGCTAGGCATCGTCGCATACAGCATGCGAGTTGCTGACGTCTGGGGTGCTGTTGCGAAGTGGTCCTGCTCCTCGCATCCAAATAATACGCCTCCGTGGCAACCAGAGTCTGAACTCCAGCGTTTGTTAGTTCGCTTAAACGCCTGGAGGGAATCACTGCCGCCACGTCTAAGGTATGACCTATCGTTGCTGCATGCGCATAGCGTCCAGAATCAAGGACAGGCGTATTGCTATATGCATTGTATCTACTTCATGTCTGTCATCTTCCTTTATCGATCCTACCTGCCGGAACTGGAAATGCACGAAGAGGCCGAGTTAGAGAACGGCGATAGGAAGCAGTGGACTATGTTTTCCTCCAGAGAGCTTGCACAAGTTGCCGACCAAGTATGCGAAATGCTACAAGAGATTCGCGGattcggcctcttcttcctacGAGGCCTGGTTCCGTGGATAGGCTTCACTATCTATACAGCTGTTGGAACATTGCTGTACTTTTGGCATTTCCCTCACGTAAGCGAGGGCGACCCGCAGATGGAGAGCTGGCGGCAACGCATCATTGATGGTTGCGTTTTCCTTAAAGATATGAGACAAGCCTGGCCTATGGCTGATACCTGGGTAAGTCACTCCCCATTCCTTCtactctcttcctttccccACACATTGCTGACCAGCTACTC is a window from the Trichoderma atroviride chromosome 5, complete sequence genome containing:
- a CDS encoding uncharacterized protein (EggNog:ENOG41~antiSMASH:Cluster_5.8) produces the protein MPPTPVAAAAATDGFPTPNAQQLKAISKQADGSLSNAPPPAKLADSTLQSLQAIAVNEEFEVAYFRSLLGNITTGVKGYESYKGYDKHALEKIFKVVIAQEELHALNALNALNKFKKLAPLPCKYQFPVTNIHDAIAVAGVFTSFVMGTLQDVSQGAATAGDVGIVRGVASIIGQEGEQNGFYRTFIGAVPSEKPFLTTSVGAFAYSFLNNNVIVPGSCPYDVNAFGIPIFQQLKVKGGPIALAVKPEDQTFDFSADLSTVQGASKFSNGDSTGLFVTYFSGQLLPISVPVKNFKWNGGKVTFQAAFPFEENIMFGLSVAALTDGNNFASPDDVPAKTLAAPALISVNDEF
- a CDS encoding uncharacterized protein (EggNog:ENOG41~antiSMASH:Cluster_5.8~TransMembrane:2 (o383-401i452-476o)): MKKSIACGACRTSKRRCIHSGGPPCIRCKERGDECIFPPKGTSFIFRRSRLERQARAAPSVSLSADSNYAASLLATPAAAQNSSAEDPDEHPKINLWEKEPLEYVTDEVKESYLRCSYKWSFHHIPTFFAAIRNKTLDRSLAWAMLAITVRFSKNPPEGFSSQIQTSNYFAAHTRSLILPSIDEPSLQRIQVLLMLTGHGWGSGEGRRAWVYLGMAVRMAQIMGLFDDPPVGAQTTEEFIHGEERRRTAWTCFLMDSLLSGGKGRERLLSADSMHIQLPCDSGNFIFGEPVICPHIDIFRSDGNPHIPIGKLGIVAYSMRVADVWGAVAKWSCSSHPNNTPPWQPESELQRLLVRLNAWRESLPPRLRYDLSLLHAHSVQNQGQAYCYMHCIYFMSVIFLYRSYLPELEMHEEAELENGDRKQWTMFSSRELAQVADQVCEMLQEIRGFGLFFLRGLVPWIGFTIYTAVGTLLYFWHFPHVSEGDPQMESWRQRIIDGCVFLKDMRQAWPMADTWRETIKAMHIFYSNSKSKGTESVSPSARREMRNAIIDYGALQPSPVHPADSASEEDVAIASEQEETIATHDISTNETELVSHEFGVVPPADYDLFDTHFDIDSTMQASFADATQGFWEGYPGNVEVSGW